CAACCTCATTGAAAGCATCAGTGCCTACCAGGATGAGCTGGTTGCCATCCGCCAAGACTTCCACAAGAACCCGGAACTGGGGTTCGAGGAACACAGAACCGCCGCGAGGATCGCGGCCTATCTGAACGCATTGGGCATACCGACCCACACCGGCATTGGTCGCACGGGCGTGGTGGGCGTGATCGAGGGGCGATCCACCACCAGCGGTGCATCGGTTGGGCTGCGTGCCGACATGGATGCATTGCCCATCATTGAACTGGGCCAGGCGCCTTACAAGTCATGTGTGCCCGGCCGTATGCATGGCTGCGGCCATGACGGCCATTGCGCCATCCTGCTCGGTACTGCACGTTACCTCAGTCAGACCCGGCGATTCAATGGAACGGTCTATCTGTTCTTCCAGCCGGGTGAAGAAGGTCATGCGGGCGCCCGCGAGATGATCCAAGAGGGGCTCTTCGAACGGTTTCCAGCACAGCGCGTGTTTGCATTGCACAACTGGCCTTCCTTGCCCGCAGGCCACGTGGGACTGAACGAGGGACCGATGATGGCTGCGATCGACAGGATCCACATCCGTGTGCAAGGCAAGGGCGGTCATGGTGCGCATCCGCACCAGGCGATCGACCCGATCCTGGTGGCTTCGCAGATCGTGTCGACCGTGCACACGATCGTCAGCCGAAGCGTCAACCCGGCCGACTCGGCCGTGGTCAGTTTTCAGTCGATCCAGGCCGGCTCGCCCGATGCGCTGTCGGTGATTCCAGACGGCGCCACCCTCGATGGCATGGTGAAGTGGTTCAAGCCACAAGTGCAGGACGTGGTCCGTCGACGCTTGCACGAGGTGGTCTCCGCTGTGGCCGCCGCCCACGGTGCGCATGCCGAACTGCGCTACGACGAGCTTTACCCGCCGACGATCAACACCCCTGGTGAAGCCCGCCTGCTGGCTTCGGTGGCCCAGCGTTTGCTCGGGCACGACAAGGTAGACGCCCAGATGGAGCCCAGCATGGGATCCGAGGACTTTGCTTTCATGCTCCAACAACGGCCTGGGGCTTACTTCCGCCTCGGCCAAGGCATGCAGGAGGGGCGCTTCCTGCACCACCCCATGTATGACTTCAACGACACGACGATACCGGTGGGCAGTGCCCTTTTCTCGGCCCTGGTCGAGGAGGCGATGCCGCTATGAGGCTTCATTGGCACCAGTGGTGGGACAGCGATGTCGGCTACAGCTTCCGCACCTCGCCGACGGCCATCGTGGCCGCGGTGATCGCGGCCATCTGCATCTTCTGCGCGGTGTTTGCCCATTGGGTGGCGCCGCACAACCCCTTCGACCTTGCCACGCTCGACCTGATGAACGCGCGCCTGCCCCCCATGTGGCAGGAGGGCGGCAACCCGCAGTTCGCGCTCGGCACCGACGACCAGGGCCGCGACATCCTGTCCGCGCTCATGTACGGCGCGCGCATCTCGCTGGCCGTGGGCCTGGCCTCGGTGGTGCTGTCGGTGCTCATCGGCGTCACGCTGGGCCTGCTCGCGGGTTTCCTGGGCGGCTGGATCGACGCCTTCCTCATGCGCCTGTGTGACGTGATGCTGTCGTTCCCGCCCATCCTGATCGCGCTGCTGATCGCCGGTGTGGGGCGTGCGCTGTTTCCCAACGCGCACGAGACGCTCGCCTTCGGCGTGCTCATCATCTCCATCACGCTCACCGGCTGGGTGCAATACGCGCGCACGGTGCGCGGCTCCACGCTGGTCGAGCGCAACAAGGAATACGTGCAGGCCGCGCGCGTGACCGGCGTGGCGCCGCTGCGCATCATGGGCCGCCACGTGCTGCCCAACGTGCTCGGCCCGGTGCTGGTGCTGGCCACCATCCAGGTCGCCACGGCCATCATCACCGAGGCCACGCTGTCCTTCCTGGGCGTGGGCGCGCCGCCCACCTCGCCCTCGCTGGGCACGCTCATCCGCGTGGGCAACGACTACCTGTTCTCGGGCGAGTGGTGGATCACCATCTTCCCGGGCCTGATGCTCATCCTCATCGCCCTGAGCGTGAACCTGCTGGGCGACTGGCTGCGCGACGCCCTGAACCCCCGGCTCCGTTGAACATGAGTCTTCTGCAAGTCAAGAACCTCGTCGTCGAGTTCCCCACGCGCCGCGGCACGCTGCGCGCGCTCGACGACATCTCCTTCGACATCGCGCCCGGCGAGATCCTGGGCGTGGTCGGCGAATCGGGCGCTGGCAAGTCGCTCACGGGCGCCTCCATCATCGGCCTGCTCGAGCCGCCGGGGCGCATCGCCTCGGGCCAGGTGCTGCTCGAAGGCCAGCGCATCGACCACCTGCCGCACGAGCAGATGCGCCGCATCCGCGGGCGCAAGATCGGCGCCATCTTCCAGGACCCGCTGACCTCGCTGAACCCGCTGTACTCGGTGGGCCGCCAGCTCATCGAGACCATCACCACGCACCTGCCGGTGAGCCAGGCCGAGGCGCGCGAGCGCGCCATCCAGCTGCTCAAGGACACCGGCATCCCCGCGGCCGAGCAGCGCATCGACCACTTCCCGCACCAGTTCTCCGGCGGCATGCGCCAGCGCGTGGTGATCGCGCTGGCGCTCGCGGCCGAGCCGCAGTTGATCGTGGCCGACGAGCCCACCACCGCGCTCGACGTGTCCATCCAGGCGCAGATCATCACGCTGCTCAAGACCATCTGCAAACAGCGCGGCGCGGCCGTCATGCTGATCACGCACGACATGGGCGTGATCGCCGAGACCTGTGACCGCGTGGCCGTGATGTACGCGGGCCGCATCGCCGAGATCGGCCCGGTGCACGAGGTGATCAACCACCCGGCCCACCCCTACACCCGCGGCCTGATGGCCTGCATCCCCGACATGACCGAAGACCGCGAGCGGCTGCACCAGATCGACGGCGCCATGCCGCGCCTGAA
This is a stretch of genomic DNA from Hydrogenophaga crocea. It encodes these proteins:
- a CDS encoding M20 aminoacylase family protein; translation: MTNLIESISAYQDELVAIRQDFHKNPELGFEEHRTAARIAAYLNALGIPTHTGIGRTGVVGVIEGRSTTSGASVGLRADMDALPIIELGQAPYKSCVPGRMHGCGHDGHCAILLGTARYLSQTRRFNGTVYLFFQPGEEGHAGAREMIQEGLFERFPAQRVFALHNWPSLPAGHVGLNEGPMMAAIDRIHIRVQGKGGHGAHPHQAIDPILVASQIVSTVHTIVSRSVNPADSAVVSFQSIQAGSPDALSVIPDGATLDGMVKWFKPQVQDVVRRRLHEVVSAVAAAHGAHAELRYDELYPPTINTPGEARLLASVAQRLLGHDKVDAQMEPSMGSEDFAFMLQQRPGAYFRLGQGMQEGRFLHHPMYDFNDTTIPVGSALFSALVEEAMPL
- a CDS encoding ABC transporter permease; its protein translation is MRLHWHQWWDSDVGYSFRTSPTAIVAAVIAAICIFCAVFAHWVAPHNPFDLATLDLMNARLPPMWQEGGNPQFALGTDDQGRDILSALMYGARISLAVGLASVVLSVLIGVTLGLLAGFLGGWIDAFLMRLCDVMLSFPPILIALLIAGVGRALFPNAHETLAFGVLIISITLTGWVQYARTVRGSTLVERNKEYVQAARVTGVAPLRIMGRHVLPNVLGPVLVLATIQVATAIITEATLSFLGVGAPPTSPSLGTLIRVGNDYLFSGEWWITIFPGLMLILIALSVNLLGDWLRDALNPRLR
- a CDS encoding ABC transporter ATP-binding protein — its product is MSLLQVKNLVVEFPTRRGTLRALDDISFDIAPGEILGVVGESGAGKSLTGASIIGLLEPPGRIASGQVLLEGQRIDHLPHEQMRRIRGRKIGAIFQDPLTSLNPLYSVGRQLIETITTHLPVSQAEARERAIQLLKDTGIPAAEQRIDHFPHQFSGGMRQRVVIALALAAEPQLIVADEPTTALDVSIQAQIITLLKTICKQRGAAVMLITHDMGVIAETCDRVAVMYAGRIAEIGPVHEVINHPAHPYTRGLMACIPDMTEDRERLHQIDGAMPRLNAIPKGCAYNPRCERVFDRCHAERPELMDAGATRAACWLSSGAAA